A stretch of Chloracidobacterium validum DNA encodes these proteins:
- a CDS encoding DUF1156 domain-containing protein, with translation MTYAKTMTHKKKLIEVALPLEAINKASAREKSIRHGHPSTLHLWWARRPLAAARAVIFAQMVDDPASWPELFPTEEAQQKERERLFRLIEDLVQWENTTNETVLQAARDEIWKSWRRTCEARRAWREERSERSEKREVRSESMTAEEISRDEALFNPDKLPAFHDPFAGGGALPLEAQRLGLEAYASDLNPVAVLINKAMIEIPPKFAGRPPVNPVARSEGSGERSERSRLRRESDALSRDNALAESDASGARSVSAGAAAATRRDLRDAESDHPGGRFDPGQHRRGMDEGIKQGKGTVPGHRPGLSGGSGDAPDPLRGSGMVSTRPDANPSRIAGRGEPDADGDAPEAPKRLRSHSSLLFPRSYKGAQGLAEDVRYYGRWMRDEAEKRIGHLYPKVTAWYDARSGRYFGAAEVDEWRRSEERGVRNEHGEETARECGHPTLSSLLSTLSSHQLTVIAWLWARTVKSPNPAFATVDVPLASTFMLSTKPGKEAYVEPVIEDGGYRFTVKVGKPKDAGAAKSGTKLSQGSFRCLMSNTPFRYEYIDDQANAGRMGARLMAIVAEGDRGRVYLDPLPEHEAVAKQAQPTWKPDVPSRGTWASNAQGRRYGFRTFGDYFTPRQLVALTTFSDLVGEAMEKVRQDALAAGLPDDGKPLRDGGTGATAYAEAVGVYLGIAIDKAADYNSTICGWISGGETLRNTFGRQAIPMVWDYCETNTLGGATGSIESGVGQVAKAIEVLIPGAGGNASQGDAQSVAVRGRVVSTDPPYYDNIGYADLSDFFYVWLRQSLRTVFPDLFATLAVPKAEELVATPYRHGSKEKAEAFFLDGMTQAMHRLAEQAHPAFPVTIYYAFKQLETDGDEGTASTGWDTFLDAVIRAGFAVSGTWPMRTERGARSIGIGTNALASSIVLVCRPRAANAPTATRREFVAALKRELPGALAYLQRSNIAPVDLAQAAIGPGMAVFTRYAKVLDAEGRPVTVREALSFINQVLDEALAEQEGDFDADSRWALAWFEQHGFAEGEFGVADVLARAKNTSVAGMVEAGIVESRRGRVRLLRPEELPPDENRGKRHEKREGAGLTPHSSPLTPHSSPLTPHSSSLTPHSSSLTPHWKVVHQLIRVLETDGESAAAELVAKLGSRAETARELAYRLYTICERKKRASEALSYNALVQSWPEIARLAQQQRETGAEQRALF, from the coding sequence ATGACCTACGCAAAGACCATGACCCACAAGAAGAAGCTCATCGAAGTCGCCCTTCCCCTCGAGGCCATCAACAAAGCCAGCGCCCGCGAGAAGTCCATCCGCCACGGCCACCCCAGCACCCTGCACCTGTGGTGGGCGCGCCGGCCCCTGGCGGCGGCGCGGGCGGTGATCTTCGCCCAGATGGTGGACGACCCCGCGAGCTGGCCCGAGCTGTTCCCCACCGAGGAAGCCCAGCAAAAAGAGCGCGAGCGGCTCTTCCGCCTCATCGAAGACTTGGTGCAGTGGGAAAACACCACCAACGAGACGGTCTTGCAGGCGGCGCGCGACGAGATCTGGAAAAGCTGGCGGCGCACCTGCGAGGCGAGGAGAGCGTGGAGAGAAGAGAGAAGCGAGAGAAGTGAGAAAAGAGAAGTGAGAAGTGAGAGCATGACCGCCGAGGAGATCAGCCGGGACGAGGCTTTGTTCAATCCAGACAAGCTGCCGGCCTTCCACGACCCGTTCGCCGGCGGCGGGGCGCTGCCGCTGGAGGCCCAGCGGCTGGGGCTGGAGGCCTACGCCAGCGACCTGAACCCCGTCGCGGTGCTCATCAACAAGGCCATGATCGAGATTCCGCCAAAGTTCGCGGGCCGGCCCCCGGTGAACCCCGTGGCGAGAAGTGAGGGAAGCGGAGAGAGAAGTGAGAGAAGCAGATTGAGGAGGGAGAGCGATGCACTATCGCGAGACAATGCTCTGGCAGAAAGCGATGCAAGCGGCGCGCGAAGTGTATCGGCTGGTGCCGCGGCTGCCACGCGAAGAGACCTACGGGATGCGGAGTCAGATCACCCGGGCGGTCGTTTCGATCCCGGCCAACATCGCCGAGGGATGGACGAGGGAATCAAGCAAGGAAAAGGCACAGTTCCTGGCCATCGCCCAGGGCTCTCTGGCGGAAGTGGAGACGCTCCTGACCCTCTGCGAGGATCTGGGATGGTTTCCACCCGACCAGACGCGAACCCTTCGAGGATTGCTGGACGAGGTGAGCCGGATGCTGACGGCGATGCGCCAGAAGCGCCGAAACGCCTGAGGTCTCACTCCTCACTCCTCTTCCCTCGCTCCTACAAGGGCGCGCAGGGCCTGGCCGAAGACGTGCGCTACTATGGCCGGTGGATGCGCGACGAAGCGGAGAAGCGCATCGGCCACCTCTACCCCAAGGTGACCGCGTGGTACGACGCGCGCTCCGGGCGGTATTTCGGCGCAGCCGAAGTGGACGAATGGAGAAGGAGTGAGGAACGAGGAGTGAGAAACGAGCACGGCGAAGAGACAGCCCGCGAATGCGGTCACCCCACTCTCTCCTCACTTCTCTCTACTCTCTCCTCGCACCAGCTCACCGTCATCGCCTGGCTGTGGGCCCGCACGGTCAAAAGCCCGAACCCGGCCTTCGCCACGGTGGACGTGCCGCTCGCCTCGACCTTCATGCTCTCCACCAAGCCGGGCAAGGAGGCGTATGTCGAGCCGGTGATCGAGGACGGCGGCTACCGCTTCACGGTGAAGGTGGGGAAGCCGAAGGATGCGGGGGCGGCAAAGAGCGGTACGAAGCTGTCGCAAGGAAGCTTTCGATGCCTGATGTCGAACACGCCATTTCGGTATGAATACATTGACGATCAGGCGAATGCTGGTCGCATGGGTGCGCGATTGATGGCCATCGTCGCTGAAGGCGACCGCGGGCGCGTCTACCTCGATCCTCTGCCGGAGCACGAGGCTGTCGCGAAACAAGCACAGCCGACTTGGAAGCCGGATGTGCCCAGCCGCGGAACCTGGGCCAGCAACGCACAGGGGCGCCGCTACGGCTTCCGAACGTTTGGCGACTACTTCACCCCTCGCCAGCTCGTGGCGCTGACGACCTTCTCCGACTTGGTGGGCGAGGCGATGGAAAAGGTGCGCCAGGACGCCCTCGCCGCCGGCCTGCCCGACGATGGCAAACCCCTGCGCGACGGCGGCACGGGTGCGACAGCGTATGCCGAGGCGGTGGGGGTGTATTTGGGAATCGCGATCGACAAAGCTGCCGACTACAACTCGACGATCTGCGGATGGATTTCAGGCGGTGAGACCCTGCGCAATACTTTTGGACGGCAAGCAATCCCGATGGTCTGGGACTACTGCGAAACGAACACGCTCGGTGGTGCAACCGGAAGCATCGAGAGCGGTGTCGGGCAGGTTGCTAAGGCAATCGAGGTACTCATTCCCGGTGCGGGCGGGAACGCCTCACAAGGTGATGCGCAGAGTGTCGCCGTGCGCGGGCGGGTCGTCTCTACCGACCCGCCCTACTACGACAACATCGGTTACGCCGACCTGTCGGACTTCTTCTACGTCTGGCTGCGCCAGTCGCTGCGGACTGTCTTCCCCGACCTCTTTGCCACGCTCGCCGTGCCCAAGGCCGAGGAACTGGTGGCCACGCCGTACCGTCACGGCAGCAAGGAGAAGGCTGAGGCTTTTTTTCTCGATGGTATGACGCAGGCGATGCACCGGCTTGCGGAGCAGGCCCATCCAGCCTTCCCGGTCACAATCTACTACGCCTTCAAACAGTTGGAGACCGACGGCGACGAAGGCACGGCGAGCACCGGCTGGGACACCTTCCTCGACGCCGTGATCCGCGCCGGCTTCGCCGTCAGCGGCACATGGCCTATGCGGACGGAGCGCGGCGCCCGGTCCATCGGCATCGGCACGAATGCCCTCGCTTCCAGCATCGTCCTCGTCTGCCGCCCGCGGGCTGCCAATGCCCCCACGGCCACGCGCCGCGAGTTCGTCGCCGCGCTGAAGCGCGAGTTGCCCGGCGCGCTCGCCTACCTGCAACGCAGTAACATCGCGCCGGTGGACTTGGCGCAGGCGGCCATCGGCCCGGGCATGGCGGTGTTCACCCGTTACGCCAAGGTGCTCGACGCCGAAGGTAGGCCGGTGACCGTGCGCGAGGCGCTCTCATTCATCAACCAAGTACTGGATGAGGCGCTGGCCGAGCAGGAGGGCGACTTCGATGCTGACAGCCGTTGGGCGCTGGCGTGGTTCGAGCAGCACGGCTTCGCCGAGGGTGAGTTCGGCGTGGCCGACGTGCTGGCGCGCGCCAAGAACACGAGCGTGGCCGGCATGGTGGAGGCCGGCATCGTGGAATCCAGGCGCGGCCGGGTTCGGCTGCTGCGGCCCGAGGAGCTGCCGCCGGATGAGAACCGAGGGAAGAGGCATGAGAAGAGAGAAGGAGCCGGTCTCACTCCTCACTCCTCTCCCCTCACTCCTCACTCCTCTCCCCTCACTCCTCACTCCTCTTCCCTCACTCCTCACTCCTCTTCCCTCACTCCTCACTGGAAGGTCGTGCATCAGCTCATTCGCGTCCTCGAGACGGACGGCGAGAGCGCAGCCGCCGAGCTGGTCGCCAAGCTGGGCAGCCGGGCCGAGACCGCGCGCGAGCTGGCCTACCGGCTCTACACCATCTGCGAGCGCAAAAAGCGCGCTTCCGAGGCGCTCTCGTACAATGCGCTGGTGCAGAGCTGGCCTGAGATTGCCCGGCTGGCCCAGCAGCAGCGTGAGACCGGCGCCGAACAGCGGGCGCTCTTCTAA